The following coding sequences lie in one Cloeon dipterum chromosome 1, ieCloDipt1.1, whole genome shotgun sequence genomic window:
- the Nsun5 gene encoding 28S rRNA (cytosine-C(5))-methyltransferase, with protein sequence MSGARQFSNANRLPKKFVKAAKMLQAVKERQESLNNLIYSESNAHVDIRSIYGLVSKALQHAEELEKMCKILKEKSESNYIEEYKLKIILTELYWGKQHLPHVPENFNVQLIKANQDLLDKVPASIEDFVPKNSLPRYVRINTLVTSKEYVMDHLAQDGWELVETPITYNRFLKRSAKLAEPNFMEDFHYDDLLVFPSKTPIFKHCLYESGAFVLQAKSSCIPVKILDPKPGDVVMDLCAAPGMKTTQIAAHLENNGIIHAVEVNPKRFALLQKMLEDYSVECAKTHNEDALALKPDDFPDVTHILLDPSCSNSGMGRADVESKSEEQLRKLSAFQTKALVHALSFPNVKRIVYSTCSINTDENEAVIDSAMRQKGDLFRVVEDLPLSEDFSRGSLDFEFGKHGVYFRSDKDQTTGFFVCVIQRI encoded by the exons ATGAGTGGGGCGAGGCAGTTTTCCAACGCAAACAGGCTGCCGAAAAAATTCGTCAAAGCCGCGAAGATGCTACAGGCTGTCAAGGAGAGGCAAGAGAGTCTGAATAACTTGATTTATTCCGAGTCGAATGCCCACGTC GACATCAGGAGTATTTATGGATTGGTGAGCAAGGCCTTGCAACACGCTGAGGAGCtggaaaaaatgtgcaaaatccTAAAGGAAAAATCCGAAAGCAACTACATCGAAgagtacaaattaaaaattatcttgacCGAGCTCTACTGGGGGAAGCAGCACCTGCCTCATGTACCAGAAAACTTCAATGTTCAATTAATCAAGGCTAATCAGGATCTGCTCGATAAAGTTCCTGCCAGCATTGAGGACTTTGtaccaaaaaatt CATTGCCTCGATATGTTCGGATCAACACTCTAGTGACGTCCAAAGAGTACGTTATGGATCATCTGGCCCAAGACGGCTGGGAGCTGGTGGAAACGCCAATCACATACAATAGATTTCTCAAGCGGAGTGCCAAATTAGCCGAACCGAATTTCATGGAGGACTTCCACTACGACGATTTGTTAGTCTTTCCAAGCAAAACTCCTATTTTCAAGCACTGCCTCTATGAAAGTGGTGCGTTCGTTCTTCAAGCAaag TCCAGCTGTATTCCTGTGAAAATTCTCGACCCCAAGCCTGGTGACGTCGTGATGGACCTGTGCGCCGCCCCAGGAATGAAAACTACGCAAATTGCTGCTCATTTGGAAAACAATGG CATTATTCACGCCGTTGAGGTGAATCCGAAGAGGTTTGCGCTCCTGCAGAAAATGCTCGAAGACTACTCAGTCGAGTGTGCGAAAACGCACAATGAGGACGCTCTTGCCCTAAAGCCTGATGACTTTCCTGACGTCACGCACATCCTGCTCGACCCCAGCTGTTCCAACTCTG gaATGGGAAGGGCTGATGTTGAAAGCAAATCTGAGGAGCAGCTGAGAAAGCTGTCGGCATTCCAGACGAAAGCGCTGGTGCATGCTCTGAGCTTTCCGAACGTGAAACGCATCGTTTACTCGACCTGCTCTATCAACACAGACGAAAATGAAGCCGTCATTGACAGCGCAATGAGACAGAAAGGTGACCTGTTCCGAGTGGTCGAGGACTTGCCGTTGAGTGAGGATTTCTCCAGAGGATCGCTTGATTTTGAGTTTGGAAAGCATGGTGTTTACTTCCGCAGTGATAAAGACCAAACCACGggcttttttgtgtgtgtcaTCCAGAGAATATaa
- the LOC135934431 gene encoding uncharacterized protein LOC135934431 isoform X1, with translation MDVGSILDIPVRRPNFRKRVNTCRTDRERFKAIELLKAKNLECMRKIGSRGNGVQPFHCVSKGTAKIADIFCNKIGLPLETKMLTLEIYERFIVGLLNKILESRKSRQYDVCSSDIGGLKTIFQNECNTMPLYFIACIQVAAKFDNRDLPLLSPTETVSYLSKRTSCNTTELDLMTAEMKVISCMDYELNFVTRYEAVEDLIATRKNEQFILLSDEIFAKSVEVLDMLYRNHRKIFDDFLLHMGLNVTKSEKVFNKELQQAEYDAVWIAGATIVAATRLTRHKKFEEADFEKLSQIILFELADDLSDIRSERELRTLSYVLFHAFAELEM, from the exons atggACGTGGGGTCGATTCTTGATATTCCTGTTCGGCGTCCCAATTTCAGGAAGAGGGTGAATACTTGCAGGACTG acagaGAGAGGTTCAAAGCGATTGAACTACTGAAGGCGAAAAACCTTGAATGCATGAGAAAAATCGGCAGTCGAGGTAACGGCGTACAACCCTTCCATTGCGTATCAAAGGGTACAGCCAAAATTGCTgacattttttgcaacaagaTTGGTTTGCCTTTGGAGACGAAAATGTTAACCCTGGAGATTTATGAGag attcattGTTGGCCTGctcaacaaaattttggagagCCGCAAATCGCGCCAATACGACGTGTGTTCTTCGGATATTGGTGGATTAAAAACTATCTTCCAAAATGAGTGCAACACCATGCCCCTGTACTTTATTGCCTGCATTCAGGTTGCGGCAAAATTCGACAATCGAGATTTG CCGCTTCTCAGTCCTACAGAAACAGTGTCTTACCTGTCCAAGAGAACTTCCTGCAACACCACAGAACTAGACCTGATGACTGCTGAAATGAAGGTCATTTCCTGCATGGACTATGAG CTGAATTTCGTGACCAGATACGAGGCTGTGGAGGATCTGATCGCCACCAGGAAAAACGAGCAGTTTATCCTGCTCTCCGACGAGATCTTTGCCAAGTCGGTCGAGGTTTTGGACATGCTCTACCGCAACCACCGCAAAATCTTCGACGACTTCTTGCTCCACATGGGACTGAACGTCACAAAATCAGAAaa ggttttcaACAAAGAGCTGCAGCAAGCCGAATACGACGCAGTGTGGATCGCCGGGGCGACAATCGTGGCTGCGACGCGACTCACCAGGCACAAGAAATTCGAGGAGGCCGACTTCGAAAAGCTGAGCCAGATCATTTTGTTCGAATTGGCAGATGACTTGAGCGACATTCGCTCGGAGAGAGAGCTGCGAACCCTTTCGTACGTTCTCTTCCACGCTTTCGCAGAACTTGAAATGTGA
- the LOC135934431 gene encoding uncharacterized protein LOC135934431 isoform X2, giving the protein MDVGSILDIPVRRPNFRKRVNTCRTDRERFKAIELLKAKNLECMRKIGSRGNGVQPFHCVSKGTAKIADIFCNKIGLPLETKMLTLEIYERFIVGLLNKILESRKSRQYDVCSSDIGGLKTIFQNECNTMPLYFIACIQVAAKFDNRDLPLLSPTETVSYLSKRTSCNTTELDLMTAEMKVISCMDYELNFVTRYEAVEDLIATRKNEQFILLSDEIFAKSVEVLDMLYRNHRKIFDDFLLHMGLNVTKSEKAAASRIRRSVDRRGDNRGCDATHQAQEIRGGRLRKAEPDHFVRIGR; this is encoded by the exons atggACGTGGGGTCGATTCTTGATATTCCTGTTCGGCGTCCCAATTTCAGGAAGAGGGTGAATACTTGCAGGACTG acagaGAGAGGTTCAAAGCGATTGAACTACTGAAGGCGAAAAACCTTGAATGCATGAGAAAAATCGGCAGTCGAGGTAACGGCGTACAACCCTTCCATTGCGTATCAAAGGGTACAGCCAAAATTGCTgacattttttgcaacaagaTTGGTTTGCCTTTGGAGACGAAAATGTTAACCCTGGAGATTTATGAGag attcattGTTGGCCTGctcaacaaaattttggagagCCGCAAATCGCGCCAATACGACGTGTGTTCTTCGGATATTGGTGGATTAAAAACTATCTTCCAAAATGAGTGCAACACCATGCCCCTGTACTTTATTGCCTGCATTCAGGTTGCGGCAAAATTCGACAATCGAGATTTG CCGCTTCTCAGTCCTACAGAAACAGTGTCTTACCTGTCCAAGAGAACTTCCTGCAACACCACAGAACTAGACCTGATGACTGCTGAAATGAAGGTCATTTCCTGCATGGACTATGAG CTGAATTTCGTGACCAGATACGAGGCTGTGGAGGATCTGATCGCCACCAGGAAAAACGAGCAGTTTATCCTGCTCTCCGACGAGATCTTTGCCAAGTCGGTCGAGGTTTTGGACATGCTCTACCGCAACCACCGCAAAATCTTCGACGACTTCTTGCTCCACATGGGACTGAACGTCACAAAATCAGAAaa AGCTGCAGCAAGCCGAATACGACGCAGTGTGGATCGCCGGGGCGACAATCGTGGCTGCGACGCGACTCACCAGGCACAAGAAATTCGAGGAGGCCGACTTCGAAAAGCTGAGCCAGATCATTTTGTTCGAATTGGCAGATGA